In Pseudomonadota bacterium, a single genomic region encodes these proteins:
- the thiH gene encoding 2-iminoacetate synthase ThiH, whose translation MNFLDDIGSLKPLPWDRVAVRIGAVDLSLSEAASLLTGEAGSHLEEMACAASSLTIRRFGRTMKLYAPIYLSNECVNGCLYCGFRGEGAIARRTLSAEEAMSEAERIVSDGHRHILLVSGESPAAMPLEKICGIARVIRPLAASLAVEVQPFDEEGYRRLAEAGVDGVTLYQETYDQDAYRAMHPFGPKGEYCSRSRAIDAAGGSGMRFLNIGALLGLSDWRMEALALIAHARWLMRRHWRSHLSVSVPRIRDCASRFSPPSPVSDRDLAQMICALRLSLPDCGIVLSTREPARLRDGLARLGVTQMSAGSNTEPGGYTAERLSDPPATRAGDRVAMRAGEQFRREDARSAAEVAKMLAAEGYDPVWKDWDRNLTDHRSRSER comes from the coding sequence ATGAACTTTCTTGACGACATCGGGTCGCTTAAGCCCCTCCCCTGGGATCGCGTGGCCGTGCGCATCGGGGCTGTGGATCTCTCGCTCAGCGAGGCCGCTTCCCTGCTGACCGGGGAGGCGGGGTCGCACCTCGAGGAGATGGCCTGCGCGGCGAGCTCCCTCACCATCCGGCGATTCGGCCGGACCATGAAGCTCTACGCGCCGATCTACCTCTCCAACGAGTGCGTGAACGGCTGCCTCTACTGCGGGTTCCGCGGCGAGGGGGCCATCGCCAGGCGCACCCTCTCCGCAGAGGAGGCCATGTCCGAGGCGGAGCGAATCGTCTCCGACGGGCATCGCCACATCCTGCTCGTCTCCGGGGAGAGCCCCGCCGCCATGCCCCTAGAGAAGATCTGCGGGATCGCACGGGTGATAAGGCCTCTCGCCGCATCGCTGGCGGTAGAGGTCCAGCCTTTCGACGAGGAGGGCTACAGGCGGCTCGCCGAGGCGGGGGTGGACGGGGTGACACTCTACCAGGAGACCTACGACCAGGACGCGTACAGGGCCATGCACCCGTTCGGCCCCAAGGGCGAATATTGCTCCCGAAGCAGGGCGATCGACGCCGCGGGCGGTTCCGGGATGCGGTTCCTCAACATCGGTGCGCTGCTCGGCCTCTCCGACTGGCGCATGGAGGCGCTGGCTCTCATCGCGCACGCCCGCTGGCTTATGAGGAGGCACTGGCGTTCGCACCTGTCCGTCAGCGTGCCGAGGATTCGCGACTGCGCCTCCCGCTTTTCGCCGCCGTCGCCGGTCTCCGACAGGGATCTCGCGCAGATGATCTGCGCGCTGAGGCTTTCCCTCCCCGACTGCGGGATCGTGCTCTCCACGCGGGAGCCGGCGAGGCTGCGCGACGGGCTCGCGAGGCTCGGGGTCACTCAGATGAGCGCGGGATCGAACACCGAGCCCGGGGGATACACGGCAGAGAGGCTCTCGGACCCGCCCGCCACGCGGGCCGGAGATCGCGTGGCGATGCGGGCGGGCGAGCAGTTCCGCAGGGAGGACGCCCGCAGCGCGGCCGAGGTGGCAAAGATGCTGGCCGCCGAGGGCTACGACCCCGTGTGGAAGGACTGGGATAGGAATCTCACCGATCACAGATCACGGAGCGAACGATGA
- the thiC gene encoding phosphomethylpyrimidine synthase ThiC — protein MKTQLEAARDGEITSQMRAVAEAEGIAAERVRDEIARGRLIIPANVNHRNLGPIGIGSALSCKINANIGNSQVSSDLGSEIEKLDIAISCGADAVMDLSTGPRIDEIRREIVRRSTAPVGTVPIYEAAEGVDEIEDLTADALLAVIERHAEQGVDFVTVHCGLLARHLPLALSRTTGIVSRGGALTARWMRRNGKENPLYTEFDRLLEICRRHDMALSLGDGLRPGCIADASDEAQFAELAVLGELIGRSRDAGVQAMVEGPGHIPLNEIEMNVRRQIEICDGAPFYVLGPIVTDIAAGHDHIASAIGGAIAAAAGAAMLCYVTPAEHLGLPAAEDVRQGVIAHRIAAHAADVARGRPGARQRDLALSRARFAMDWEGQFGLLIDPAGARKRWDEARGLGCEPSSEACSMCGPKFCAMRLSKELVEK, from the coding sequence ATGAAGACACAGCTTGAGGCGGCGAGGGATGGCGAGATCACCTCACAGATGCGGGCGGTGGCCGAGGCGGAGGGCATAGCGGCGGAGCGCGTGCGCGACGAGATCGCCCGCGGCAGGCTCATCATCCCCGCCAACGTCAACCACCGCAACCTCGGGCCTATCGGAATAGGCTCTGCGCTCTCGTGCAAGATAAACGCAAACATCGGCAACTCACAGGTCTCCTCCGACCTGGGATCGGAGATCGAGAAGCTCGATATAGCGATCAGCTGCGGCGCGGACGCGGTCATGGACCTCTCCACAGGCCCGCGCATAGACGAGATCCGCCGCGAGATCGTCCGGCGCTCGACCGCGCCGGTGGGGACAGTGCCCATCTACGAGGCGGCGGAGGGGGTGGACGAGATAGAGGATCTCACCGCCGATGCGCTGCTGGCCGTCATAGAGCGCCACGCGGAGCAGGGTGTCGACTTCGTCACAGTGCACTGCGGCCTCCTCGCCCGTCACCTGCCGCTCGCCCTCTCGCGCACCACCGGCATCGTGAGCCGCGGAGGGGCCTTGACCGCGCGGTGGATGCGGCGAAACGGAAAAGAGAACCCCCTGTACACGGAGTTCGACCGGCTGCTCGAGATCTGCCGTCGCCACGACATGGCCCTCTCGCTGGGCGACGGGCTGAGGCCCGGCTGCATCGCCGACGCGTCGGACGAGGCGCAGTTCGCTGAGCTCGCGGTGCTGGGCGAGCTTATCGGGCGCTCGCGCGATGCGGGCGTGCAGGCCATGGTCGAGGGGCCGGGCCACATCCCGCTGAACGAGATCGAGATGAACGTGAGAAGGCAGATCGAGATCTGCGACGGGGCCCCCTTCTACGTCCTGGGTCCGATCGTGACCGACATAGCGGCGGGCCACGACCACATAGCCTCAGCCATAGGGGGGGCGATCGCTGCAGCGGCGGGCGCAGCGATGCTCTGCTACGTGACCCCTGCCGAGCATTTGGGGCTGCCCGCTGCCGAGGACGTGCGGCAGGGGGTCATCGCGCACAGGATCGCTGCCCACGCGGCCGACGTGGCGCGCGGAAGGCCGGGGGCAAGGCAGCGCGACCTGGCCCTCTCCAGGGCGCGCTTCGCCATGGACTGGGAGGGACAGTTTGGGCTCCTCATCGACCCTGCCGGCGCGCGAAAGAGATGGGACGAGGCGCGCGGCTTAGGCTGCGAGCCCTCCAGCGAGGCCTGCTCAATGTGCGGCCCTAAGTTCTGCGCCATGCGCCTGTCGAAGGAACTTGTCGAAAAGTAG
- a CDS encoding P-loop NTPase, with protein MSTDARILKMRADAAEAFIRNGVDEPQDACRQEACQCAPLARCQVVAVASGKGGTGKTFVAANLAIELARAGLRVALIDADFGMANAHLIMGMEPRLDISHLISGENPIEQVIEHGPMGVKLLAGGSCQTRLAMAADSEIEQIVQALAPVDGMADMAIVDLGAGISQRTARFLTCAHDIVLVANHELTSRADVISTLGMLADTVGAATVHLVINSARDREHATVTFQQIWTRASRMWRGRIKLFFSGWIPQSRFVQSSIMRGKPLVLAHPQSMPSCCIRTMAARMAKHHSSWRSRQVGRWGVPSAFAPIAGVARHPVDAV; from the coding sequence ATGTCAACAGACGCAAGGATCCTGAAGATGAGAGCCGATGCGGCGGAGGCGTTCATCCGCAACGGCGTGGACGAACCGCAGGACGCCTGCCGGCAGGAGGCATGCCAATGCGCCCCGCTCGCCCGCTGCCAGGTCGTCGCAGTCGCCAGCGGCAAGGGGGGGACCGGCAAGACCTTCGTGGCCGCGAACCTGGCCATTGAGCTCGCCCGGGCGGGCCTCCGCGTGGCGCTCATCGACGCCGACTTCGGCATGGCCAACGCCCACCTCATCATGGGAATGGAGCCCAGGCTAGACATATCGCACCTCATCTCAGGCGAGAATCCGATCGAACAGGTCATCGAGCACGGCCCCATGGGCGTGAAGCTCCTCGCCGGAGGGTCGTGCCAGACCCGCCTCGCGATGGCGGCCGATTCGGAGATCGAGCAGATCGTGCAGGCGCTCGCCCCGGTCGACGGCATGGCCGACATGGCCATTGTGGACCTCGGGGCCGGCATCTCGCAACGCACGGCGCGATTCCTCACCTGCGCCCACGACATCGTGCTCGTGGCCAACCACGAGCTGACCTCCCGCGCGGACGTCATATCCACCCTGGGGATGCTCGCGGACACGGTAGGCGCAGCCACCGTGCACCTGGTCATCAACAGCGCGCGCGACCGCGAGCACGCCACAGTCACGTTCCAGCAGATATGGACCCGCGCCTCCCGCATGTGGCGTGGCCGGATAAAGCTCTTCTTCTCCGGCTGGATACCGCAGAGCCGCTTCGTGCAGAGCTCGATAATGCGCGGAAAGCCGCTCGTGCTCGCCCATCCGCAGTCCATGCCCTCATGCTGCATAAGGACCATGGCCGCGAGGATGGCGAAGCACCACTCGTCGTGGAGGAGCCGCCAGGTCGGGCGCTGGGGCGTGCCCTCGGCCTTCGCGCCGATCGCAGGCGTGGCCAGGCACCCTGTCGACGCCGTTTGA